Proteins co-encoded in one Brassica rapa cultivar Chiifu-401-42 chromosome A02, CAAS_Brap_v3.01, whole genome shotgun sequence genomic window:
- the LOC103852677 gene encoding putative nuclease HARBI1 produces the protein MASSSQNDELDDAFDELFDQKFDQFFDNAFEKFTLQGDKEERRKKRKKRVFIERNREEGHIRLWNDYFSDTPTYPNKIFRRRFRMNKPLFMHVVARLSNEVEYFREKKDAIGRISLSPLQKCTAAIRVLAYGSAADTVDEYLRLGETTTRLCVENFVEGIIYLFGNEYLRRPTPADLQRLLDVGEYRGFPGMIGSIDCMHWEWKNCPTAWKGQYSRGSGKPTIVLEAVASYDLWIWHAFFGPPGTLNDINVLDRSPVFDDIIQGKAPNVTFTVNGREYHMAYYLTDGIYPKWATFIQSIPLPQGPQAVLFAQRQEAVRKDVERAFGVLQARFAIVKNPALFWDKTKIGNIMRACIILHNMIVEDERDGYAQVDVTEFQQGDDHGSSHVDLAYSTDIPSNIANMMGVRTRIRDRQMHQQLKDDLVQHIWRRFGHDGDNN, from the coding sequence ATGGCTTCGTCTTCTCAAAATGATGAGTTGGATGATGCATTTGATGAGCTCTTTGATCAAAAATTTGATCAATTTTTTGATAACGCGTTTGAGAAGTTTACTCTTCAAGGAGACAAAGAAGaacgaagaaaaaaaagaaaaaagcgagtttttatcgaaagaaatcgtgaAGAAGGGCATATTCGTTTGTGGAATGATTATTTCAGTGATACTCCAACGTATCCTAATAAAATTTTCAGACGCCGTTTTAgaatgaacaagccattgttcATGCACGTTGTTGCTCGACTCTCCAACGAAGTTGAATATTTTCGGGAAAAGAAAGATGCTATCGGAAGGATTAGTCTCTCTCCCCTTCAAAAGTGTACCGCAGCCATTCGTGTCTTGGCGTATGGTTCTGCTGCTGATACGGTCGATGAATACCTCCGGCTCGGTGAAACAACAACTCGGTTATGTGTGGAAAATTTTGTGGAAGGGATAATATATCTGTTCGGCAATGAGTACTTACGAAGACCAACACCGGCTGATCTTCAACGATTACTTGATGTTGGAGAGTATCGTGGATTTCCCGGGATGATaggaagcatcgattgtatgcactgggagtggaagaattgtcccaccgcttggaaagggcaATATTCTCGTGGTTCGGGTAAACCAACAATCGTTTTAGAGGCGGTTGCTTCGtatgatctttggatatggcatgcgttttttggacctccaggtaccttaaatgatatcaatgttcttgatcgctcacctgtttttgatgatatAATACAAGGTAAAGCTCCGAATGTCACTTTCACCGTCAATGGAAGAGAGTATCATATGGCTTACTATCTTACCGATGGTATTTATCCGAAATGGGCTacttttatccaatctattCCTCTACCACAAGGTCCACAAGCAGTTTTATTTGCTCAACGTCAAGAAGCTGTccgaaaagatgtcgagcgtGCTTTTGGAGTCCTGCAAGCTCGCTTTGCCATTGTTAAAAATCCAGCGTTGTTTTGGGATAAAACCAAAATTGGAAATAtaatgagagcatgtatcatactccataatatgatagtGGAGGATGAACGCGATGGATATGCACAAGTTGATGTTACGGAGTTCCAGCAAGGAGACGACCACGGAAGTTCACATGTCGACCTCGCGTATTCTACAGATATCCCTTCAAATATCGCAAATATGATGGGTGTTCGAACAAGGATTCGTGATCGACAAATGCATCAACAGCTGAAAGATGATTTGGTTCAACATATTTGGCGTAGATTTGGACATGACGGAGACAACAACTGA
- the LOC103852678 gene encoding 21 kDa protein, with protein MVLLVATMMKPILLLLLSSLLPSILTVDPPLPSPDGSDFIRTSCNTTLYPDLCFSSLSTFANSIHNDLNRLARVAISLTLSNTLHLVSYLQNAYGNCVDHGCDGPTAAIIKDCSENLKDAVDEMRDSMKQMKELVSTGSVQSFRFQMSNVKTWLSAALTNQYTCTDGFEDFHENGSIKDDVSSRVDDVKKLTSIALALVNRYADKAIP; from the coding sequence ATGGTGCTCTTAGTAGCAACAATGATGAAACCTATTCTCCTCCTTCTCTTATCATCCCTTCTCCCATCAATCCTCACCGTTGATCCCCCACTCCCATCACCAGACGGCTCAGATTTCATCCGTACGAGTTGCAACACCACACTTTACCCCGACCTATgcttctcctctctctccacTTTCGCCAACTCCATCCACAACGACTTAAACCGTCTCGCACGCGTAGccatctctctcactctctccaACACTCTCCACCTTGTCTCCTACCTCCAAAACGCTTACGGCAACTGCGTTGACCATGGTTGTGATGGCCCAACCGCTGCTATCATAAAGGACTGTTCTGAGAATCTTAAGGATGCTGTCGACGAGATGAGAGACTCGATGAAGCAGATGAAGGAGCTTGTTTCCACGGGCTCGGTCCAGTCCTTTAGGTTCCAGATGAGTAACGTCAAGACTTGGCTCAGCGCAGCTCTCACTAACCAGTATACCTGTACGGACGGATTCGAGGACTTCCACGAGAACGGCTCCATCAAAGATGACGTATCCTCACGAGTGGACGACGTTAAGAAGCTGACTAGCATTGCGCTTGCTTTAGTTAATCGCTACGCCGATAAGGCAATACCTTAA
- the LOC103852679 gene encoding putative receptor-like protein kinase At4g00960 isoform X1, whose protein sequence is MVTKNSQKSSGLGMTKPKPMNFFQNIIKPFKRTSNSGLEDDIERIAALEQKVFSFQVLVSATKDFNPTHKLGEGGFGPVFKGRLPDGRDIAVKKLSQASRQGKNEFVNEAKLLAKVQHRNVVNLWGYCTHGDDKLLVYEYVANESLDKVLFKSNRRSEIDWKQRFEIITGIARGLLYLHEDAPNCIIHRDIKAGNILLDEKWVPKIADFGMARLYQEDATHVNTRVAGTNGYMAPEYVMHGVLSVKADVFSFGVVVLELISGQKNSSFSMRHPDQTLLEWAYKLYKKGRTNEILDQEIAASADPEQVRLCVQIGLLSVQGDPHQRPAMRRIAMLLTRKPGHLEEPERPGVPGSRYGRRRHGPSVTSSVGTLSTPGSSAGSFGSNLKTNTGSNTGSGRVTPASSRTPTRSVGGASSSSDPHGKRPMSY, encoded by the exons ATGGTCACTAAGAACTCTCAGAAGAGCAGTGGTCTGGGCATGACCAAGCCCAAGCCCATGAATTTCTTTCAGAATATCATCAAACCCTTCAAACGCACCTCCAATTCAG GTCTTGAAGACGACATCGAGAGAATCGCAGCTCTGGAGCAGAAAGTTTTCTCCTTTCAAGTCTTAGTCTCAGCTACCAAAGATTTCAACCCGACCCACAAACTCGGCGAAGGTGGGTTCGGACCCGTCTTCAAG GGAAGGTTACCTGACGGGAGAGACATAGCGGTGAAGAAGCTGTCTCAGGCTTCAAGGCAAGGGAAGAACGAGTTTGTCAACGAGGCCAAGTTGTTAGCTAAAGTCCAGCACCGGAACGTTGTTAACCTCTGGGGCTATTGCACGCACGGAGATGATAAGCTTTTGGTCTATGAGTACGTCGCTAATGAGAGCCTCGACAAGGTCCTCTTCA AATCGAACAGAAGGTCGGAGATAGACTGGAAGCAGAGGTTTGAGATCATAACTGGCATTGCTCGAGGACTGCTCTATCTCCATGAAGACGCACCAAACTGCATCATCCACAGGGACATCAAGGCTGGCAACATTTTGCTTGATGAGAAATGGGTTCCTAAGATTGCGGATTTTGGGATGGCCAGGCTCTATCAGGAAGACGCAACTCACGTCAACACCCGCGTCGCAGGAACCAA tgGTTATATGGCTCCGGAATATGTAATGCACGGTGTTCTATCGGTAAAGGCAGACGTATTCAGCTTTGGGGTTGTGGTTCTGGAGCTCATTAGTGGCCAGAAGAACTCGAGTTTTAGTATGAGACACCCTGATCAGACTCTTCTTGAATGG GCATATAAGTTATACAAGAAAGGCAGGACGAACGAGATACTAGACCAGGAGATAGCAGCTTCGGCTGATCCGGAACAAGTGAGACTCTGCGTTCAGATTGGCCTGCTCAGTGTTCAAGGAGATCCTCACCAGAGGCCAGCGATGAGACGAATAGCTATGCTTCTCACAAGAAAACCAGGACATCTCGAAGAACCAGAGCGTCCTGGTGTCCCCGGGTCTAGATACGGGCGTCGAAGGCATGGTCCTTCAGTAACATCCTCGGTTGGTACATTATCGACACCTGGATCGAGTGCTGGTTCGTTTGGTTCGAACTTGAAGACAAACACTGGAAGCAACACGGGGAGTGGTAGAGTTACACCAGCTTCTTCTAGGACTCCGACTAGAAGTGTAGGTGGTGCGAGCTCTAGCTCAGACCCTCACGGGAAACGACCTATGAGTTATTAA
- the LOC103852679 gene encoding putative receptor-like protein kinase At4g00960 isoform X2 produces the protein MTKPKPMNFFQNIIKPFKRTSNSGLEDDIERIAALEQKVFSFQVLVSATKDFNPTHKLGEGGFGPVFKGRLPDGRDIAVKKLSQASRQGKNEFVNEAKLLAKVQHRNVVNLWGYCTHGDDKLLVYEYVANESLDKVLFKSNRRSEIDWKQRFEIITGIARGLLYLHEDAPNCIIHRDIKAGNILLDEKWVPKIADFGMARLYQEDATHVNTRVAGTNGYMAPEYVMHGVLSVKADVFSFGVVVLELISGQKNSSFSMRHPDQTLLEWAYKLYKKGRTNEILDQEIAASADPEQVRLCVQIGLLSVQGDPHQRPAMRRIAMLLTRKPGHLEEPERPGVPGSRYGRRRHGPSVTSSVGTLSTPGSSAGSFGSNLKTNTGSNTGSGRVTPASSRTPTRSVGGASSSSDPHGKRPMSY, from the exons ATGACCAAGCCCAAGCCCATGAATTTCTTTCAGAATATCATCAAACCCTTCAAACGCACCTCCAATTCAG GTCTTGAAGACGACATCGAGAGAATCGCAGCTCTGGAGCAGAAAGTTTTCTCCTTTCAAGTCTTAGTCTCAGCTACCAAAGATTTCAACCCGACCCACAAACTCGGCGAAGGTGGGTTCGGACCCGTCTTCAAG GGAAGGTTACCTGACGGGAGAGACATAGCGGTGAAGAAGCTGTCTCAGGCTTCAAGGCAAGGGAAGAACGAGTTTGTCAACGAGGCCAAGTTGTTAGCTAAAGTCCAGCACCGGAACGTTGTTAACCTCTGGGGCTATTGCACGCACGGAGATGATAAGCTTTTGGTCTATGAGTACGTCGCTAATGAGAGCCTCGACAAGGTCCTCTTCA AATCGAACAGAAGGTCGGAGATAGACTGGAAGCAGAGGTTTGAGATCATAACTGGCATTGCTCGAGGACTGCTCTATCTCCATGAAGACGCACCAAACTGCATCATCCACAGGGACATCAAGGCTGGCAACATTTTGCTTGATGAGAAATGGGTTCCTAAGATTGCGGATTTTGGGATGGCCAGGCTCTATCAGGAAGACGCAACTCACGTCAACACCCGCGTCGCAGGAACCAA tgGTTATATGGCTCCGGAATATGTAATGCACGGTGTTCTATCGGTAAAGGCAGACGTATTCAGCTTTGGGGTTGTGGTTCTGGAGCTCATTAGTGGCCAGAAGAACTCGAGTTTTAGTATGAGACACCCTGATCAGACTCTTCTTGAATGG GCATATAAGTTATACAAGAAAGGCAGGACGAACGAGATACTAGACCAGGAGATAGCAGCTTCGGCTGATCCGGAACAAGTGAGACTCTGCGTTCAGATTGGCCTGCTCAGTGTTCAAGGAGATCCTCACCAGAGGCCAGCGATGAGACGAATAGCTATGCTTCTCACAAGAAAACCAGGACATCTCGAAGAACCAGAGCGTCCTGGTGTCCCCGGGTCTAGATACGGGCGTCGAAGGCATGGTCCTTCAGTAACATCCTCGGTTGGTACATTATCGACACCTGGATCGAGTGCTGGTTCGTTTGGTTCGAACTTGAAGACAAACACTGGAAGCAACACGGGGAGTGGTAGAGTTACACCAGCTTCTTCTAGGACTCCGACTAGAAGTGTAGGTGGTGCGAGCTCTAGCTCAGACCCTCACGGGAAACGACCTATGAGTTATTAA